The proteins below come from a single Rhodococcus sp. WMMA185 genomic window:
- the egtA gene encoding ergothioneine biosynthesis glutamate--cysteine ligase EgtA, translating to MRSAVRSVGRTCLTSRPAAEAYVGGVCFKLGPPQLIGAELEWLTAQPPGHARPDLASLAAALGPHTPRTINPASPAQPLPGGSAVTVEPGGQIELSSAPWRSARELCDYLAADRAVLADLLSSESIFMASEAADSRRPAHRLLQSPRYCAMEERFAGIGPFGKLMMCNTAATQISVDAGADAAAVEQRWRLLHAIGPALVAAFACSTRLFGIPDGEWASQRMRTWLELDASRTVGPPSSADYAAWVLDAPLLCLRNEGGDWTPPSPVTFGDWVDGALDDEIGRPTSADLDYHLTTLFPPVRAAGHLEVRYLDAQPGDLWRVPIAAIDALLSGPGVMTEALDAALPTADRWRDAAEFGLRDVELRAAATALLSLAASYSPDPEFVRLLDAAAERCCRGRAPGEEY from the coding sequence ATGCGTAGCGCAGTACGTTCGGTCGGACGAACCTGCCTCACTTCGAGACCGGCGGCAGAGGCGTACGTCGGTGGTGTGTGCTTCAAGCTGGGTCCACCGCAGTTGATCGGCGCGGAATTGGAGTGGCTCACCGCGCAACCCCCAGGCCATGCGCGTCCCGACCTCGCCTCGCTGGCCGCAGCACTCGGGCCACACACACCCCGAACAATCAATCCCGCTTCCCCAGCTCAGCCCCTCCCGGGTGGTAGTGCCGTCACGGTCGAACCCGGCGGGCAGATCGAATTGTCCAGCGCTCCCTGGCGCTCCGCACGAGAGTTGTGCGACTACCTCGCCGCTGACCGAGCAGTCCTCGCAGACCTCCTGTCTTCCGAATCCATCTTCATGGCATCCGAGGCCGCCGATAGCCGTCGGCCCGCCCATCGGCTCCTGCAGTCGCCGCGATACTGCGCCATGGAGGAACGCTTCGCCGGGATAGGACCGTTCGGGAAGCTGATGATGTGCAACACCGCGGCAACGCAAATCAGCGTCGACGCGGGCGCGGATGCGGCAGCAGTGGAACAACGGTGGCGTTTGCTGCATGCGATCGGGCCCGCGCTGGTTGCGGCCTTCGCGTGTTCGACCCGACTGTTCGGGATTCCCGACGGAGAGTGGGCCTCGCAACGAATGCGTACCTGGCTCGAACTCGACGCATCCCGCACCGTCGGCCCTCCGAGCAGTGCCGACTATGCGGCGTGGGTATTGGATGCGCCGCTATTGTGCCTGCGCAACGAGGGCGGAGATTGGACGCCCCCTTCCCCTGTGACGTTCGGGGACTGGGTGGACGGAGCCTTGGACGACGAGATCGGTCGGCCGACGTCTGCCGACCTCGACTACCACCTCACCACGTTGTTCCCGCCCGTGCGGGCTGCGGGCCACCTCGAGGTGCGCTACCTCGACGCGCAGCCGGGCGATTTGTGGCGAGTGCCGATCGCGGCTATCGATGCGTTGCTTTCGGGTCCGGGGGTGATGACCGAGGCGCTCGATGCGGCCCTCCCCACGGCAGATCGCTGGCGGGACGCGGCCGAATTCGGCCTCCGTGACGTCGAACTGAGAGCTGCGGCAACAGCTTTGCTTTCTCTAGCAGCATCGTATTCGCCTGACCCCGAGTTCGTCAGGCTGCTCGATGCCGCCGCCGAACGATGTTGCCGGGGCCGCGCCCCGGGGGAGGAATACTGA
- the egtD gene encoding L-histidine N(alpha)-methyltransferase, which yields MTRTPSLDVHLQPDQLKAALRKDAEAGLTSSPKWLPPKYFYDARGSELYEQITVLPEYYPTRTERELLRRFARDIAAAASPEILVELGSGSSEKTRLLLDAGVAHGSLHTYVPQDVSASALAAAAEQIAAEFPSLAVHGVVSDFSKSLHHLPRGGRRTIAFLGGTIGNMVPGERAEFLSGIADVLEPGEYLLMGAILVTDPSVLVAAYDDAAGVTAQFNLNVLQVLNTQLNADFPVEDFRHVALWDRENAWIEMRLEAARAMSVRIKELDLDIEFSAGEQLRTEISAKFTLDGIVKELADAGFAVERTWTDPDDRFALLAAARE from the coding sequence ATGACCAGAACACCGTCGCTCGATGTGCATCTACAGCCCGATCAGCTCAAGGCCGCATTGCGGAAGGACGCTGAGGCAGGGTTGACGTCGAGTCCGAAGTGGTTGCCGCCCAAATATTTCTACGATGCTCGCGGGAGCGAGTTGTACGAGCAGATCACGGTACTGCCCGAATATTATCCGACGCGTACCGAACGGGAGCTGCTCAGGCGTTTCGCCCGGGACATCGCGGCCGCGGCGTCACCGGAGATCCTGGTGGAACTGGGGTCCGGGTCATCGGAGAAGACCCGGCTCCTACTCGATGCCGGGGTTGCGCACGGATCTCTCCATACGTATGTACCGCAGGACGTCTCCGCGTCGGCGCTCGCGGCTGCCGCAGAGCAGATCGCTGCGGAGTTCCCGAGTCTGGCCGTTCACGGTGTGGTCAGTGACTTTTCGAAGTCGCTGCACCACCTTCCACGAGGAGGGCGCCGCACGATCGCATTTCTCGGCGGCACCATCGGAAACATGGTGCCCGGCGAGCGAGCCGAGTTCCTTTCCGGCATCGCGGACGTCCTCGAGCCCGGTGAGTACCTGTTGATGGGCGCAATACTCGTCACCGATCCTTCGGTCTTGGTCGCGGCGTACGACGACGCCGCCGGGGTGACGGCGCAGTTCAACCTCAACGTGTTGCAGGTACTCAACACGCAACTGAACGCCGATTTCCCTGTGGAGGACTTCCGGCACGTCGCACTGTGGGATCGTGAGAACGCGTGGATCGAGATGCGTCTCGAAGCCGCGCGCGCGATGTCGGTCCGGATCAAGGAGTTGGATCTCGACATCGAGTTCAGTGCGGGAGAGCAACTGCGGACAGAGATCTCGGCCAAGTTCACGCTCGACGGAATCGTGAAGGAGTTGGCGGATGCGGGATTCGCCGTCGAACGAACCTGGACGGACCCCGACGACCGCTTCGCGCTACTGGCCGCTGCACGGGAGTGA
- a CDS encoding FAD-dependent oxidoreductase, whose protein sequence is MADSATIRPRPAAEVSHWDYESDVVVVGYGIAGVCASIEAARAGAEVLVLERTSGWGGAAALAGGLIYLGGGTPLQKACGFDDSPENMKKFMMSALGPGADEEKITDYCDGSVDHYNWLVDCGVPFKQTFWGEPGWEPPFDDGLMYSGGENAAPFNEIATPAPRGHVPQMSDKRTGEKGGGYMLMKPLVETAEKLGVRAEYDMRVQTLIIDDTTRVVGVIARQYGKEVAVRARRGVILASGGFAYNERMVAAHAPLLIGRPGAAVEEHDGRSILMAQALGADLAHMDATEVAFVCDPQLAARGILVNGRGQRYVPEDTYSGRIGQMTLFHQENQAFLIIDEASYDEGVAATTATPFLRVKPTWVAETVAELESDVGLPAGALQSTIEVYNEHARNGEDPLLHKKAEWVKPIGSPVAALDLRGFTLGFPLGGLRTTIRSEVLHVSGEPIAGLFAAGRCTSGVCAGGYASGTSLGDGSFYGRRAGITAAGQSHSR, encoded by the coding sequence ATGGCAGATTCCGCCACGATCCGACCCCGGCCTGCAGCAGAGGTCTCCCATTGGGATTACGAGTCCGACGTGGTGGTGGTCGGCTACGGCATCGCCGGTGTCTGCGCGTCCATCGAGGCTGCGCGTGCGGGCGCCGAGGTCCTTGTGCTCGAACGCACCAGCGGATGGGGTGGCGCCGCCGCTCTTGCGGGCGGATTGATCTATCTCGGTGGCGGGACGCCACTCCAGAAGGCATGTGGCTTCGACGACTCCCCCGAGAACATGAAGAAGTTCATGATGTCGGCGCTCGGCCCTGGTGCCGACGAGGAGAAGATCACCGACTACTGCGACGGCAGCGTCGACCACTACAACTGGCTGGTCGACTGTGGCGTCCCGTTCAAGCAGACCTTCTGGGGCGAACCCGGTTGGGAGCCACCGTTCGACGACGGTCTCATGTACTCCGGCGGAGAGAATGCGGCGCCGTTCAACGAAATCGCGACACCCGCGCCGCGCGGTCACGTCCCGCAGATGTCCGACAAGCGCACCGGCGAGAAGGGGGGAGGCTACATGCTGATGAAGCCTCTCGTCGAGACCGCCGAAAAGCTCGGCGTCCGTGCCGAATACGACATGCGTGTGCAGACACTGATCATCGACGACACCACCCGCGTGGTCGGGGTTATCGCCAGGCAGTACGGCAAGGAGGTGGCTGTCCGGGCACGACGCGGTGTCATCCTCGCTTCCGGTGGATTCGCGTACAACGAAAGGATGGTCGCCGCCCACGCGCCCCTGCTCATCGGACGTCCTGGCGCAGCCGTGGAGGAGCACGACGGCCGTTCGATCCTGATGGCACAGGCACTGGGCGCCGATCTCGCCCACATGGACGCGACCGAGGTTGCCTTCGTGTGCGATCCGCAGTTGGCGGCTCGTGGCATTCTCGTGAACGGGCGTGGTCAGCGCTATGTTCCGGAGGACACGTATTCGGGGCGGATCGGCCAGATGACCCTGTTCCACCAGGAGAACCAGGCGTTCCTCATCATCGACGAGGCCTCCTACGACGAGGGCGTCGCCGCTACCACCGCCACTCCCTTCCTGCGTGTGAAACCCACCTGGGTGGCCGAGACCGTCGCGGAACTCGAATCCGATGTGGGACTGCCTGCGGGCGCGCTCCAATCCACCATCGAGGTGTACAACGAGCATGCCCGAAACGGCGAGGACCCATTGCTGCACAAGAAGGCCGAGTGGGTGAAACCGATTGGCTCACCGGTCGCGGCACTGGACCTGCGCGGGTTCACGCTCGGCTTCCCCCTGGGCGGACTGCGGACGACGATCCGCTCCGAGGTGCTGCACGTGTCGGGCGAGCCCATTGCCGGCCTCTTCGCCGCGGGGCGCTGCACGTCGGGTGTGTGCGCCGGTGGGTATGCCAGTGGCACCTCGCTCGGAGACGGCAGCTTCTACGGACGTCGCGCCGGGATCACCGCGGCTGGCCAATCCCACTCGCGATAG
- a CDS encoding 50S ribosomal protein L25/general stress protein Ctc: MSDENRLAAAVRTEFGKGAARRARRDGQVPAVLYGHGENPRHLNVPSRDFAAILRAHGTNAVLTLDIEGKEQVALTKSVVVHPIRKYIEHADLLVIKKGEKVTVDVPVVVTGEAAAGSMTTQDATTVSLEVDALKIPEQIEVSVDGLEIGTQILAGQIELPKGATLQADEDLLLVNIVAAPTAADLEEQPAEAAEAEAEAEEAPAE; the protein is encoded by the coding sequence ATGTCCGACGAAAATCGCCTCGCAGCCGCTGTCCGTACCGAGTTCGGCAAGGGTGCCGCCCGCCGTGCCCGCCGCGACGGCCAGGTCCCCGCAGTCCTGTACGGCCATGGCGAGAATCCCCGGCACCTGAACGTGCCCTCCCGCGACTTCGCCGCCATCCTGCGCGCGCACGGCACCAATGCCGTCCTGACCCTCGACATCGAGGGCAAGGAGCAGGTCGCGCTCACCAAGTCCGTCGTTGTCCACCCGATCCGCAAGTACATCGAGCACGCAGACCTGCTCGTGATCAAGAAGGGCGAGAAGGTCACCGTCGACGTTCCCGTCGTCGTCACCGGCGAGGCCGCTGCCGGCTCCATGACCACGCAGGACGCAACCACCGTCTCTCTCGAGGTTGACGCGCTGAAGATTCCCGAGCAGATCGAGGTCTCCGTCGACGGCCTCGAGATCGGAACCCAGATCCTGGCCGGTCAGATCGAGCTGCCCAAGGGCGCAACCTTGCAGGCCGACGAGGATCTGCTCCTCGTCAACATCGTCGCGGCGCCGACCGCTGCCGATCTCGAGGAGCAGCCGGCCGAGGCAGCCGAGGCGGAGGCCGAAGCCGAAGAGGCACCGGCCGAATAG
- the egtB gene encoding ergothioneine biosynthesis protein EgtB, whose product MGTREKIETVLTRARARTAGLTDCVDEADLVAQHSPLMSPLVWDLAHVGNQEELWLVRDVGGLEPVRRDIDELYDAFKHARNTRPSLPLLDPDESRAYVRTVRDKTWNVLDSSTFRGRPLEENGFAFGMIAQHEQQHAETMLATHQLRSGPAVLTAENAPAVGSAIAEDEVLIPAGEFTMGTSDDPWALDNERPAHRVHLPAFVIDAAPVTNGRYLEFIDDGGYQRRELWSERGWAHRLEAGLEAPQFWVDDGCGTWWRRKFGVIEPLHFQEPVLHVCFFEAEAFARWDGKRLPTEAEWEKAARWDPFTGRSRRYPWGDDEPDKSLANLGQRHLGPAAVGAYPSGASPLGVHQLIGDVWEWTSSSFEPYPGFTAFPYREYSEVFFGGDYRVLRGGSFGTDPVACRGTFRNWDHPVRRQIFSGFRCARDLPEGDR is encoded by the coding sequence ATGGGTACCCGCGAGAAGATCGAGACCGTGCTGACCCGAGCACGTGCGCGCACCGCCGGACTGACAGATTGTGTGGACGAAGCCGATCTCGTGGCGCAGCATTCGCCACTGATGAGTCCGCTCGTGTGGGATCTGGCGCATGTCGGCAACCAGGAAGAACTGTGGCTCGTCCGCGACGTCGGCGGCCTGGAGCCGGTTCGCCGCGATATCGACGAGTTGTACGACGCATTCAAGCATGCGAGAAACACGCGGCCCTCGTTGCCGCTGCTCGACCCGGACGAATCCAGAGCGTACGTTCGCACGGTTCGTGACAAGACGTGGAACGTTCTCGACAGCAGTACCTTCCGTGGTCGGCCGCTCGAGGAGAACGGATTCGCCTTCGGCATGATCGCCCAGCACGAGCAGCAGCACGCCGAAACGATGCTCGCCACGCATCAACTACGTTCCGGCCCAGCGGTACTGACCGCCGAGAACGCACCGGCTGTCGGATCGGCGATAGCCGAGGACGAAGTGTTGATTCCCGCCGGAGAGTTCACCATGGGAACCTCTGACGATCCGTGGGCTCTCGACAACGAGCGCCCAGCGCATCGTGTGCACCTTCCGGCGTTCGTGATCGACGCCGCCCCGGTCACAAACGGCCGGTACCTCGAGTTCATCGACGACGGCGGTTACCAGCGCCGAGAACTGTGGAGCGAACGGGGGTGGGCGCACCGCCTCGAGGCGGGACTCGAGGCCCCGCAGTTCTGGGTGGACGACGGATGTGGAACCTGGTGGCGACGCAAGTTCGGTGTCATCGAACCCCTGCACTTCCAGGAGCCGGTACTACACGTCTGCTTCTTCGAGGCAGAGGCGTTCGCGCGGTGGGACGGTAAGCGCCTGCCGACGGAAGCGGAGTGGGAGAAGGCGGCGCGTTGGGATCCGTTTACCGGCAGGTCACGCCGATACCCGTGGGGTGATGACGAACCCGACAAGTCTCTGGCGAATCTCGGTCAGCGGCATCTCGGTCCGGCGGCGGTCGGGGCATACCCGTCGGGTGCGTCCCCTCTTGGCGTCCATCAGCTGATAGGCGATGTCTGGGAATGGACATCGTCGTCCTTCGAGCCCTATCCGGGGTTCACGGCGTTCCCGTACAGGGAGTATTCCGAGGTTTTCTTCGGCGGCGACTACCGGGTGTTACGGGGCGGTTCATTCGGTACCGATCCGGTGGCATGCCGTGGGACCTTCCGCAACTGGGACCACCCTGTCCGCAGGCAGATCTTCTCCGGATTCCGTTGTGCACGGGATCTGCCGGAGGGCGACCGCTGA
- the pth gene encoding aminoacyl-tRNA hydrolase: MSEDATLVVGLGNPGSQYEKTRHNIGFMVAEVLSGRMGGKFGVHKKSGAEILQGRLEGRPTILAKPRSFMNLSGNAVSGLARFFSIAPDRIVVIHDELDLDFGTIRLKQGGGEGGHNGLRSISSSLGTKDYLRTRIGIGRPPGRMDPASYVLKPFSTIERKELDVVCEQAADAVELLLRTGLEAAQNRLH; the protein is encoded by the coding sequence GTGAGTGAAGACGCCACTTTGGTGGTGGGCCTCGGCAATCCCGGCTCGCAATACGAAAAGACCAGGCACAATATCGGATTCATGGTGGCCGAGGTGCTGTCCGGGCGCATGGGTGGCAAGTTCGGCGTGCACAAGAAGAGCGGCGCCGAAATTCTCCAGGGACGTCTGGAGGGCCGGCCGACCATCCTCGCCAAACCACGGTCGTTCATGAATCTGTCCGGAAATGCCGTATCCGGACTGGCCCGATTCTTTTCGATCGCCCCGGACAGGATCGTGGTGATCCACGACGAGCTCGACCTCGACTTCGGGACCATTCGCCTCAAACAGGGTGGCGGTGAGGGCGGACACAACGGCCTGCGCTCCATCTCGAGTTCACTGGGCACCAAGGACTACCTTCGGACCCGAATCGGCATCGGACGCCCGCCCGGGCGTATGGACCCGGCATCGTATGTGCTCAAACCGTTCTCGACGATCGAACGCAAAGAGCTCGACGTTGTCTGCGAACAGGCGGCCGATGCGGTCGAACTGCTGCTGCGGACCGGGCTCGAGGCGGCACAGAACCGGCTGCACTAG
- a CDS encoding cytochrome P450, with the protein MTAHVSSVSFVPRSGESWRAPWQMYADLRDHDPVHHVIPAREPQNDYWVLSRYDDVYTAARDAETFSSADGLTTTYGELEKIGLQDNPPLVMLDPPAHTAFRRLVSKGFTPRQVTAVEPDVRAFVVERIEQLREAGEGDIVKALFKPLPSMVVAHYLGVPEEDRARFDVWTEAIVAANATGNTLEASGAVTEMMGYFTTLIERRRTEPGDDTISHLIAGGMGADGDVSGLLSILGFAFTMVTGGNDTTTGMLGGSVQLLTAHRDQRQTLIDHPELIGDAVEELLRLTSPVQGLARTTTRDVEIEGVTIPRGRKTLLLYGSANRDPRRYGADADELDVRRQPTQILTFSHGVHHCLGAAAARMQARVALEELLARCPDFTVDIDAVIYAEGNYVRRPTSVPFQAVG; encoded by the coding sequence ATGACTGCACATGTGTCGAGCGTCTCATTCGTGCCCAGGTCCGGAGAATCGTGGCGTGCCCCATGGCAGATGTACGCCGACCTCCGCGATCACGATCCGGTCCACCACGTGATTCCCGCGCGTGAACCGCAAAACGACTACTGGGTGCTGTCCCGATACGACGACGTCTACACGGCGGCCCGTGATGCCGAGACGTTCTCCTCCGCCGATGGCCTCACCACGACATACGGTGAGTTGGAGAAGATCGGCCTGCAGGACAACCCACCGCTGGTCATGCTCGATCCACCGGCCCACACCGCGTTCCGGCGTCTGGTGTCGAAAGGATTCACGCCGCGGCAGGTCACAGCGGTGGAACCGGACGTTCGGGCCTTCGTTGTGGAGCGAATCGAACAACTCCGCGAGGCCGGCGAGGGTGACATCGTGAAGGCACTGTTCAAACCGCTCCCGAGCATGGTTGTCGCACACTATCTCGGCGTTCCCGAAGAAGATCGGGCCCGATTCGACGTGTGGACGGAGGCGATCGTCGCGGCCAACGCGACGGGAAACACTCTCGAGGCCAGCGGAGCGGTCACCGAAATGATGGGGTACTTCACTACCCTGATCGAGCGGCGCCGTACCGAACCGGGGGACGACACGATCTCGCACTTGATCGCGGGGGGAATGGGTGCCGACGGTGACGTCAGCGGTCTGCTTTCCATCCTCGGTTTCGCATTCACGATGGTGACGGGCGGCAACGACACGACAACCGGAATGCTGGGCGGCTCGGTACAGTTGCTCACCGCGCATCGCGACCAACGGCAGACGCTGATCGACCACCCCGAGCTGATAGGCGATGCCGTCGAGGAACTACTTCGCCTGACTTCTCCGGTGCAGGGCCTGGCCCGCACCACGACGCGTGACGTCGAGATCGAGGGCGTCACCATTCCTCGAGGCCGAAAGACCTTGCTGCTGTACGGCTCGGCGAACCGCGACCCCCGCAGGTACGGGGCCGACGCAGACGAGTTGGATGTCAGACGCCAGCCCACGCAGATCCTCACATTCAGTCACGGAGTTCACCACTGCCTCGGAGCGGCCGCAGCGCGAATGCAGGCACGGGTGGCCTTGGAGGAACTGCTCGCCCGCTGTCCCGACTTCACGGTCGACATCGACGCCGTCATCTATGCGGAGGGCAACTACGTGCGTCGACCGACGAGCGTCCCGTTCCAGGCGGTCGGGTAA
- a CDS encoding aminotransferase class V-fold PLP-dependent enzyme, which yields MLDLEQARRDTPGCLDKVFLESAGSSLPPTQVLDSMVAHLRREAEVGGYVAAIERSDDLAGVRNSLGRLIGADPDSIALTDGATTAWNRFFHAVPLEAGDRVLISEVEYASNAISILRRANAAGATIDVIPSDPTGQIDVAALEELLDDRVRLVSLVHVPTNGGLVNPVREVSDLAHAHGALVLLDACQSVGQIALDVNELGVDALSSTGRKWLRGPRGTGFLYVRPELIATLEPASFDLHSAEWTAADAYRPSTDASKFETWECSVAARLGLGVAVDYLLDLGPQEVEAAVLAGAEHLRSGLASISGVTVRDLGARRCGIVSFTVDGLDPADVTSRLAARRVTVTSSLRGSTLLDMNTRSLDSVVRASPHYFCSPDDLDRFLSEVRTLAK from the coding sequence ATGCTCGACCTTGAGCAGGCGCGACGGGACACCCCCGGCTGCCTCGACAAGGTCTTCCTGGAAAGCGCGGGGTCCTCTCTCCCGCCGACGCAGGTTCTGGATTCGATGGTCGCGCACCTTCGCCGCGAGGCCGAGGTCGGCGGCTATGTTGCGGCCATCGAACGGTCCGACGACCTCGCTGGAGTAAGAAACTCTCTGGGCCGGCTGATAGGGGCGGATCCCGACAGCATTGCGCTGACGGACGGTGCAACCACCGCCTGGAACAGGTTTTTCCACGCCGTCCCACTCGAGGCAGGCGACCGTGTGCTGATCTCGGAAGTCGAGTACGCCAGCAACGCGATCTCGATCCTGCGACGGGCCAACGCGGCAGGGGCGACGATCGATGTGATCCCGAGCGACCCCACCGGGCAGATCGACGTGGCGGCCCTCGAAGAGCTTCTCGACGACCGCGTCCGCCTGGTCTCGCTCGTGCATGTGCCCACCAACGGCGGACTCGTCAATCCCGTTCGTGAGGTGTCGGATCTCGCTCACGCACACGGGGCGCTGGTCCTGCTCGACGCATGCCAGTCCGTGGGTCAGATAGCGCTGGACGTGAACGAACTCGGCGTCGATGCCCTCTCCTCCACCGGCCGCAAATGGCTGCGCGGACCGCGGGGCACCGGATTCCTGTACGTCCGCCCGGAACTGATTGCGACACTCGAACCAGCCTCATTCGACCTACACAGCGCAGAGTGGACGGCTGCCGATGCGTACCGGCCATCCACCGATGCAAGCAAGTTCGAGACCTGGGAGTGCAGTGTCGCGGCACGCCTCGGACTCGGTGTAGCCGTCGACTATCTCCTCGACCTCGGTCCACAGGAGGTGGAGGCCGCTGTGCTGGCCGGCGCCGAGCACCTACGTTCCGGACTCGCATCGATCAGCGGTGTCACCGTGCGTGATCTCGGCGCGAGGCGCTGCGGAATAGTGTCGTTCACCGTCGACGGTCTCGACCCGGCAGACGTCACCAGCCGGTTGGCGGCACGCCGGGTCACAGTCACGTCCAGTCTGCGGGGATCGACCTTGCTGGACATGAACACCCGCAGCCTGGATTCCGTGGTGCGGGCGTCGCCGCACTACTTCTGCTCCCCTGACGACCTCGACCGATTCCTCTCGGAGGTACGAACACTCGCGAAATAG
- a CDS encoding TetR/AcrR family transcriptional regulator: MSSDWMRDERPLHASERILDTAAQLYVEKGIAAVGMADIARAAGCSRATLYRYFDSRQALQLAFVHREARRIGSLIAAKVPRSGDAGEVIVSAMLAAIELVRADPALAAWFQLGDSGLAAQIADSSDVIESLGKAFLGHADVEDEQTSRKARWLVRVIVSLLTVPGTDADDEREMLEQFVAPVLIAPTT, translated from the coding sequence GTGAGCTCCGACTGGATGCGCGACGAACGACCGCTGCATGCCAGCGAGCGCATTCTCGACACCGCCGCGCAGCTATACGTCGAGAAGGGCATCGCAGCGGTCGGCATGGCGGACATCGCCCGGGCGGCAGGATGTTCGCGGGCCACCCTCTACCGGTACTTCGACAGCCGTCAGGCACTGCAACTCGCGTTCGTTCACCGCGAGGCTCGGCGAATAGGTTCCCTGATCGCGGCCAAAGTGCCGCGGTCGGGCGATGCCGGCGAAGTGATCGTGAGCGCGATGTTGGCCGCGATCGAACTCGTCCGGGCGGATCCGGCCCTGGCAGCATGGTTCCAGCTCGGAGACTCCGGACTCGCCGCCCAGATCGCGGACTCGTCCGATGTCATCGAATCTCTCGGCAAGGCGTTCCTCGGCCATGCCGACGTCGAGGACGAGCAGACCTCCCGCAAGGCCCGCTGGCTCGTGCGAGTCATAGTGTCACTGCTCACCGTCCCTGGAACCGACGCCGACGACGAGCGCGAAATGCTCGAACAGTTCGTCGCGCCAGTTCTCATCGCACCCACCACTTGA
- the egtC gene encoding ergothioneine biosynthesis protein EgtC: MCRHLGYLGPDQSVGDLLVQGENSLLNQSFAPRDMRGGGTINADGFGVGWWGADGFSRYRSDQPLWSDPALQETLPSIHSGAVVAAARSATVGMPVQRTACAPFSDDEWAFSHNGVVTRWPESLGELAADLPSTDLLQLEAPTDSAALWLLLRRLLGEYDPEKALATLVTAVIAAAPQSRLNLLLGNGQELWATTWYHSLSAFVDDERAIVSSEPYDDDPNWQAIPDRHLVVARPGHLIVTPLEIGAS, from the coding sequence ATGTGCCGACACCTGGGCTATCTGGGGCCGGACCAATCGGTAGGCGATCTCCTCGTTCAAGGAGAGAACTCGCTGTTGAACCAATCGTTTGCGCCGCGTGACATGCGTGGCGGCGGAACGATCAACGCAGATGGGTTCGGTGTGGGGTGGTGGGGGGCGGACGGGTTCTCGCGCTACCGCAGCGATCAGCCGCTCTGGTCCGATCCCGCTCTGCAGGAGACCTTGCCGAGCATTCATTCCGGTGCCGTCGTCGCTGCAGCGCGTTCGGCGACGGTCGGAATGCCGGTGCAGCGCACTGCATGTGCACCGTTCTCGGACGACGAGTGGGCGTTCAGTCACAACGGGGTCGTAACCAGATGGCCGGAATCTCTCGGAGAACTGGCCGCCGACCTGCCGTCTACCGATCTGCTCCAGCTCGAGGCACCGACCGATTCGGCGGCGTTGTGGCTACTGCTACGACGCCTGCTAGGCGAGTACGACCCCGAAAAGGCCCTGGCCACCCTCGTCACCGCCGTGATTGCCGCCGCGCCGCAGTCACGATTGAACCTGCTATTGGGAAACGGCCAGGAACTATGGGCCACCACCTGGTATCACTCGCTGTCCGCGTTCGTGGACGACGAGCGGGCCATCGTCAGTTCCGAACCCTATGACGACGATCCGAATTGGCAAGCAATCCCGGACCGGCACCTCGTGGTTGCGCGCCCGGGGCACCTGATAGTAACGCCGCTCGAGATTGGAGCCTCATGA